A genomic window from Pirellulales bacterium includes:
- the rplA gene encoding 50S ribosomal protein L1, with protein MAKQSKRMKALVAKAPANPVPLSEAVSVIKQFGNTKFDQSVEIAMRLGVDAKQADQIVRGSIVLPHGIGKSLRVVVFAKGDLAEQAKQAGADEVGGEDLAKKIKDGWTDFDACIAAPDMMGLVGPLGRVLGPRGLMPSPRAGTVTPEISRTVKEYKAGKVEFRNDAGGVVHALVGKISFDAGKLLENVQAFINHINAIKPNTVKGQYVKSITLSATMSPGVHVAA; from the coding sequence ATGGCGAAACAGTCGAAGCGGATGAAGGCCCTGGTCGCCAAGGCGCCGGCCAATCCGGTGCCGCTCAGTGAGGCGGTCTCCGTAATCAAGCAGTTCGGCAATACGAAGTTCGACCAGTCGGTCGAGATCGCGATGCGGCTGGGCGTCGACGCCAAGCAGGCCGATCAGATCGTGCGCGGTTCGATCGTGCTGCCGCACGGCATCGGCAAGAGCCTGCGGGTAGTCGTGTTCGCCAAGGGAGACCTGGCCGAGCAGGCCAAGCAGGCCGGTGCCGACGAAGTCGGCGGCGAGGATCTCGCCAAGAAGATCAAGGACGGCTGGACCGATTTCGATGCCTGCATCGCCGCGCCCGACATGATGGGCCTGGTCGGTCCGTTGGGGCGCGTGCTCGGTCCGCGCGGGTTGATGCCGTCGCCGCGTGCCGGCACGGTCACGCCCGAAATCAGCCGCACCGTGAAGGAATACAAGGCCGGTAAGGTCGAGTTTCGCAACGATGCTGGCGGCGTGGTACACGCCCTGGTCGGCAAGATAAGCTTCGATGCCGGCAAGCTGCTGGAGAACGTGCAGGCCTTTATCAACCACATCAACGCGATCAAGCCGAACACGGTCAAGGGGCAGTACGTGAAGAGCATCACGCTCAGTGCGACGATGAGCCCTGGCGTCCACGTGGCCGCCTGA
- the nusG gene encoding transcription termination/antitermination factor NusG: MNEPNHPTDDPHADSLGAEPEVPVGGAGEAAPAEPVDEVGADATHGELQREEEEAVAAEVADEVASDVSEAEEPVAEEEEPVAEEEEEVGEGHPVELLSEERPDPSNKCWYILKVQSNREDSIRDALLRRVAIAGFEDYFDQIIIPTEMVTEFKNGKKRVVKKKLYPGYLMIHMSVNDDTWFLVRDTPGIGDFTGAGGKPIAMQEHEVNRLLAKQDEKTPDAPKLQISFKAGDRVKINEGTFENFEGDVDAIDEANGRVTVMINIFGRSTPVELEYWQIESV; the protein is encoded by the coding sequence ATGAACGAGCCGAACCATCCGACGGACGATCCGCACGCCGACTCGCTCGGCGCGGAGCCGGAAGTGCCGGTCGGCGGTGCGGGTGAAGCTGCGCCAGCGGAACCGGTCGACGAAGTCGGCGCGGATGCGACTCACGGCGAGCTCCAGCGCGAGGAAGAGGAGGCGGTCGCGGCCGAGGTGGCGGACGAAGTCGCCAGCGACGTGTCGGAGGCCGAGGAGCCCGTTGCCGAGGAAGAGGAGCCCGTTGCCGAGGAAGAGGAGGAGGTTGGCGAAGGACATCCGGTCGAGTTGCTCAGCGAAGAGCGTCCCGATCCCTCGAACAAGTGCTGGTACATCCTCAAGGTGCAAAGCAACCGCGAGGACTCGATTCGCGATGCACTGCTGCGTCGCGTGGCCATCGCGGGATTCGAGGATTACTTCGATCAGATCATTATCCCCACGGAGATGGTCACCGAGTTCAAAAACGGCAAGAAGCGGGTCGTCAAGAAGAAGCTCTACCCGGGCTACCTGATGATCCACATGAGCGTCAACGACGACACCTGGTTCCTGGTGCGCGACACCCCCGGCATCGGCGATTTCACCGGCGCCGGCGGCAAGCCGATTGCAATGCAGGAGCATGAGGTCAATCGGCTGTTGGCCAAGCAGGACGAGAAGACCCCCGACGCGCCGAAGCTGCAGATCAGCTTCAAGGCCGGGGATCGCGTGAAGATCAACGAAGGGACGTTCGAGAACTTCGAGGGCGATGTGGACGCCATCGACGAGGCCAATGGCCGCGTGACGGTGATGATCAACATCTTCGGACGATCGACCCCCGTCGAATTGGAATACTGGCAAATCGAATCGGTGTAA
- the rplL gene encoding 50S ribosomal protein L7/L12, giving the protein MATDAATREFSTSSKELGDKIVALTLKEAKELSDYLEEVHGIKPAAGGAVMVAGPAAGGGAAAPAEEQSEFNVVLEGFGDNKIAVIKVIRAVTGLGLKEAKDLVEGVPAKVKEGVSKEDAAKLKAELEAAGATVSVK; this is encoded by the coding sequence ATGGCCACCGATGCAGCAACGCGAGAGTTCTCGACTTCCTCGAAGGAACTGGGCGACAAGATCGTCGCACTGACGCTGAAGGAAGCGAAGGAACTGAGTGATTACCTCGAAGAAGTCCACGGCATCAAGCCGGCGGCGGGTGGCGCGGTGATGGTCGCCGGTCCGGCTGCTGGCGGGGGTGCCGCTGCCCCGGCCGAGGAGCAGAGCGAATTCAACGTCGTCCTCGAAGGTTTCGGCGACAACAAGATCGCCGTGATCAAGGTGATCCGCGCCGTCACGGGCCTGGGTCTGAAGGAAGCCAAAGACCTGGTCGAAGGCGTGCCTGCCAAGGTCAAGGAGGGGGTCTCGAAGGAAGACGCCGCCAAGCTCAAAGCCGAGTTGGAAGCGGCCGGCGCCACGGTGTCGGTCAAGTAG
- the secE gene encoding preprotein translocase subunit SecE, translated as MAVQDKREAAMGPWLGELFRFDVYKRTQGRVTRQVTFAAIALVAVLGAWRLGRSLMDYGPTGTYGVPLVLAVVGCWLAFRAVNVPRFADFLISVEAEMSKVSWPTRDVLFRSSTVVMFVIFALAAVLFLYDMIWSQLLSLLGISG; from the coding sequence ATGGCTGTGCAAGACAAACGAGAGGCTGCCATGGGCCCATGGCTGGGCGAGCTGTTTCGGTTCGACGTCTACAAGCGCACGCAGGGGCGCGTCACCCGACAGGTGACGTTCGCGGCTATTGCGCTGGTGGCGGTGCTGGGAGCGTGGCGTTTGGGCCGGAGTCTGATGGACTACGGTCCGACGGGAACCTACGGCGTGCCGTTGGTTCTGGCGGTCGTGGGATGCTGGCTGGCGTTTCGAGCGGTGAACGTGCCGCGCTTCGCCGACTTTCTCATTTCGGTCGAGGCCGAGATGAGCAAGGTGTCGTGGCCGACGCGCGACGTGCTGTTTCGCAGCTCGACGGTGGTGATGTTCGTCATCTTCGCCCTGGCCGCCGTCCTGTTCTTGTACGACATGATCTGGAGTCAGTTGTTGAGCCTGTTAGGGATCAGCGGCTGA
- the rplK gene encoding 50S ribosomal protein L11, with protein MAKQLVAEVKFQVPGGQATPAPPVGTSLGKHGVNLGQFVQQFNERTKDAGGMPIPVVVKVFNDRSFEFVTKSPPAAALLKQLAGIAKGSGVPNREKVGKVTAAQVEEVVKLKMADLNARDVEHAKRMVEGTARSMGLVVEG; from the coding sequence ATGGCCAAGCAGCTTGTGGCGGAAGTGAAGTTTCAGGTGCCGGGCGGGCAAGCCACCCCGGCTCCGCCGGTCGGTACCTCGCTCGGTAAGCACGGCGTGAACCTCGGGCAATTCGTGCAGCAGTTCAACGAGCGCACGAAGGATGCCGGCGGCATGCCGATTCCGGTGGTCGTCAAGGTGTTCAACGACCGCAGCTTCGAGTTCGTGACGAAGAGCCCTCCGGCCGCCGCCCTGCTCAAGCAGTTGGCCGGCATCGCCAAGGGCTCGGGCGTGCCGAACCGTGAGAAGGTGGGCAAGGTCACCGCCGCGCAGGTCGAAGAGGTCGTCAAGCTGAAGATGGCCGACCTGAATGCCCGCGACGTCGAGCATGCCAAGCGCATGGTCGAGGGGACCGCCCGCAGCATGGGGCTGGTCGTCGAAGGTTAG
- the rplJ gene encoding 50S ribosomal protein L10: MSKYVKELVTDSLKERLSGVNDAFLVSVAGMNAGSNHRLRMQLRAKKMHLLVIKNSLARLAAKDTPLAAAFENIEGPAALVWGGDDVVALAKEITKLSEDKEFQPFAMRGGVLDGQTLTSEDVKQVSKWPSREEQLSILVGQILSPGANLASQLTSVGGALASQIKQQGEEDGEEAVEAPSA; this comes from the coding sequence ATGAGCAAGTACGTCAAAGAGTTGGTCACCGACAGTTTGAAAGAGCGCCTCAGCGGCGTGAACGACGCCTTCCTGGTGAGCGTGGCGGGCATGAACGCCGGCAGCAACCACCGCCTGCGGATGCAGCTTCGTGCGAAGAAGATGCATCTGCTGGTCATCAAGAACAGCCTGGCCCGTCTGGCGGCCAAGGATACCCCGCTGGCGGCGGCCTTCGAGAACATCGAAGGGCCGGCGGCGCTGGTCTGGGGGGGAGACGACGTCGTCGCCTTGGCCAAGGAAATCACGAAGCTGTCCGAGGACAAGGAATTTCAGCCCTTCGCCATGCGTGGCGGCGTGCTGGACGGACAGACCCTGACGAGCGAAGACGTCAAACAGGTCAGCAAGTGGCCGAGCCGCGAAGAGCAGCTCAGCATCCTGGTCGGCCAGATCCTGTCGCCGGGCGCCAACCTGGCCAGCCAGTTGACCAGCGTCGGCGGCGCTCTGGCGAGCCAGATCAAACAGCAGGGCGAAGAGGACGGCGAGGAAGCAGTTGAAGCCCCCTCGGCTTAA
- the rpoB gene encoding DNA-directed RNA polymerase subunit beta, which produces MATTAERRLRPAERRQFGTGREPFAIPDLTEIQTRGYDAFLQRDVTAEKRKDQGIEGVLREIFPIESYDKSLRLEYVRYELGKPRYEPDECRQLRLTYGRPFRVWLRLTKEQPIEEEVYLGDMPIMLGGGEFIINGAERVVVSQLHRSPGVDFVSEIEGGERRMHSCRIIPERGSWIELNVTKKDTLGVRIDQSGKFSAMTLLRAMDPKYGQDADLLRCFYKTAVEKIVDGRSVGKVEGRIAVNDIVYPHNSERAGEIIVEAGHKITKNAAELICTSGLTSVEVTDDARDNLILASLGEDATSSHEEALLKIYQRLRPGNPPQLEKARALFHEKFYDTNRYRLGKVGRFRINRKLRQNVPESEMTLRPEDLINAINYLLRLRENDVEAEVDDIDHLGNRRLRTIDELACDELRKGFLKLRRTVQERMSLKDVEDMTPRSLINPKSISAAIEYFFGRGELSQVVDQTNPLSMLTHERRLSALGPGGLNRKRAGFEVRDVHISHYGRICPIETPEGTNIGLISSLGIYAAVDEYGFLITPYRKVVKGKLSDEVVWLRADQESEAFVAPADAPIDKGRITGDTIIARNRADFALVPVDKIQYIDVAPSQMVGVSAGLIPFLEHDDANRALMGSNMQRQAVPLLVTEPPLVATGMEVDVARNSGMLVRARQRGTVTYVDATRIEVGSEIYPLRKFVGLNERTCQNQKPIVEVGQKVEKGEVIADGAATFRGELALGRNVLVGFMAWDGFNFEDAIIISEELVKNDTYTSIHIEEFDIEIRETKLGREEFTRDIPNVSEKALRNLDETGIVRIGTFVRPGDILVGKVSPKSKTELTPEEKLLHAIFGRAGEDVKNDSLEVPSGVEGIVIDTQKFSRRMSLSDDERRTFEKDLKDAETSGNAEIATAFGELVSEIEKIVGKTLTDEDGNALVRDQEHKFVAEQAQRFRVEALDVRSPQRKADIEKVYKTHWPAVENAIDARDRVLNSMKRGDELRSGVLQMVKVYVAAKRVISVGDKMAGRHGNKGVIAKILPQEDMPFLADGTPLQIMLNPLGVPSRMNVGQILETHLGWAGAKLGFQAITPVFDGASEEDIRQCLRDAGLPEHGKAQLFDGRTGIAMEQETTVGYIYMLKLHHLVDDKVHARSTGPYSLITQQPLGGKARFGGQRFGEMEVWALEAYGAAYILQELLTVKSDDVEGRTKIYESMVKGENTLEAGTPASFDVLTNEIRGLGLNMQLEKRHV; this is translated from the coding sequence ATGGCCACCACGGCAGAACGACGTCTCCGCCCCGCCGAACGCCGCCAATTTGGCACCGGGCGCGAACCGTTCGCAATTCCCGATCTGACCGAGATCCAGACCCGCGGTTACGACGCCTTTCTGCAGCGCGACGTCACCGCCGAGAAACGCAAGGATCAAGGCATCGAAGGGGTCTTGCGCGAGATCTTCCCGATCGAGAGCTACGACAAGAGCCTGCGCCTGGAGTACGTGCGCTACGAACTGGGCAAACCGCGCTACGAGCCGGACGAGTGCCGTCAGTTGCGACTCACCTACGGTCGTCCCTTCCGCGTCTGGCTGCGGCTCACCAAAGAGCAGCCGATCGAGGAGGAAGTCTACCTAGGCGATATGCCGATCATGCTCGGCGGCGGCGAGTTCATCATCAATGGCGCCGAGCGCGTCGTGGTGAGCCAGTTGCACCGCAGCCCGGGCGTCGATTTCGTCAGCGAGATCGAAGGGGGCGAGCGGCGCATGCACAGTTGCCGCATCATTCCCGAGCGCGGTAGCTGGATCGAATTGAACGTCACGAAGAAGGACACGCTGGGGGTCCGTATCGACCAGAGCGGCAAGTTCTCGGCGATGACGTTGCTGCGGGCGATGGATCCGAAGTACGGCCAGGACGCCGACCTGCTGCGTTGCTTCTACAAAACCGCGGTCGAGAAGATCGTCGACGGCCGCAGCGTCGGCAAGGTCGAAGGCCGCATCGCGGTGAACGACATCGTCTACCCGCACAACAGCGAGCGGGCGGGGGAGATCATCGTCGAGGCCGGCCACAAGATCACGAAGAATGCCGCGGAACTGATCTGCACGTCGGGGCTCACCTCGGTCGAAGTGACCGACGATGCCCGCGACAACCTGATCCTGGCCAGCCTGGGGGAAGACGCCACGTCGAGCCACGAAGAGGCGTTGCTGAAGATCTACCAGCGACTGCGCCCGGGCAACCCGCCGCAGTTGGAGAAGGCCCGCGCCCTCTTCCACGAGAAGTTCTACGACACGAACCGTTACCGCCTGGGCAAGGTGGGCCGCTTCCGCATCAACCGCAAGTTGCGGCAGAACGTGCCCGAGTCGGAGATGACCCTCCGCCCCGAGGACTTGATCAACGCGATCAACTACCTGCTGCGTCTGCGCGAGAACGACGTCGAGGCCGAAGTGGACGATATCGACCACTTGGGCAACCGCCGCCTGCGCACGATCGACGAGCTGGCCTGCGACGAGCTGCGCAAGGGCTTCCTCAAGCTGCGTCGCACGGTGCAGGAGCGGATGAGCCTGAAGGACGTCGAGGACATGACGCCCCGCAGCCTCATCAATCCGAAGAGCATTTCGGCGGCGATCGAGTACTTCTTCGGCCGCGGCGAGCTGTCGCAGGTCGTGGACCAGACGAACCCCCTCTCGATGCTCACGCACGAGCGTCGTTTGTCGGCCCTCGGCCCCGGCGGTTTGAATCGCAAGCGTGCCGGCTTCGAAGTGCGCGACGTACACATTTCGCACTACGGCCGCATCTGCCCGATCGAGACGCCGGAAGGTACGAACATCGGTTTGATCTCGAGCCTGGGCATCTACGCCGCGGTCGACGAGTACGGCTTCCTGATCACGCCCTATCGCAAGGTGGTCAAGGGTAAGCTGTCGGACGAGGTCGTCTGGCTGCGTGCCGATCAAGAGAGCGAGGCCTTCGTCGCGCCGGCCGATGCCCCGATCGACAAGGGGCGCATCACGGGCGACACGATCATCGCCCGCAACCGTGCCGACTTCGCGCTCGTGCCGGTCGACAAGATTCAGTACATCGACGTGGCCCCCAGCCAGATGGTGGGCGTGTCGGCCGGTTTGATTCCGTTCCTCGAGCACGACGACGCCAACCGCGCGTTGATGGGTTCGAACATGCAGCGACAGGCGGTCCCCTTGCTCGTGACCGAGCCCCCCCTGGTGGCGACGGGCATGGAGGTGGACGTGGCCCGCAACTCGGGCATGCTCGTGCGTGCCCGGCAACGCGGCACGGTGACCTACGTCGACGCGACGCGGATCGAGGTCGGCAGCGAGATCTATCCGCTCCGCAAGTTCGTGGGCCTCAACGAGCGCACCTGCCAGAACCAGAAGCCGATCGTCGAGGTCGGCCAGAAGGTCGAGAAGGGCGAAGTCATCGCCGACGGCGCCGCGACCTTCCGCGGAGAGCTGGCCCTGGGACGCAACGTGCTCGTGGGCTTCATGGCCTGGGACGGCTTCAACTTCGAGGATGCCATCATCATCAGCGAAGAGCTGGTGAAGAACGATACCTACACGTCGATCCACATCGAAGAGTTCGACATCGAAATTCGCGAGACGAAGCTCGGTCGCGAGGAGTTCACCCGCGATATCCCCAACGTCAGCGAGAAGGCGCTCCGCAATCTCGACGAGACGGGTATCGTGCGGATCGGCACCTTCGTGCGTCCGGGCGACATCCTCGTGGGCAAGGTTTCGCCCAAGTCGAAGACCGAGCTCACGCCGGAAGAAAAGTTGCTCCACGCGATCTTCGGCCGTGCCGGCGAAGACGTGAAAAACGATTCGCTCGAGGTGCCGTCCGGGGTGGAAGGCATCGTGATCGACACGCAGAAGTTTTCGCGCCGCATGAGCCTTTCGGACGACGAACGCCGCACGTTCGAAAAGGATCTCAAGGACGCGGAGACGTCGGGCAACGCCGAGATTGCCACCGCCTTCGGCGAGTTGGTGTCGGAGATCGAGAAGATCGTCGGCAAGACGCTGACGGACGAGGACGGCAACGCCCTGGTCCGCGATCAGGAGCATAAGTTCGTCGCCGAGCAGGCGCAGCGCTTCCGCGTCGAGGCGCTCGACGTCCGCAGTCCGCAGCGCAAGGCCGATATCGAAAAGGTCTACAAAACCCACTGGCCGGCGGTCGAGAATGCCATCGACGCCCGCGATCGGGTCTTGAACTCGATGAAGCGCGGCGACGAGTTGCGCAGCGGCGTGCTGCAGATGGTCAAGGTGTACGTCGCGGCGAAGCGCGTGATCTCGGTCGGCGACAAGATGGCCGGGCGCCACGGGAACAAGGGTGTGATCGCCAAGATCCTGCCGCAGGAGGATATGCCTTTCCTGGCGGACGGAACGCCGCTGCAGATCATGCTCAACCCGCTCGGCGTGCCCAGCCGTATGAACGTGGGCCAGATTCTCGAGACGCACCTGGGTTGGGCCGGCGCGAAGCTGGGCTTCCAGGCCATCACGCCGGTGTTCGACGGGGCGTCGGAAGAAGACATCCGCCAGTGCCTCCGCGACGCGGGTCTGCCCGAGCACGGCAAGGCGCAACTCTTCGACGGACGCACGGGCATTGCGATGGAGCAGGAAACGACGGTGGGCTACATCTATATGCTGAAGCTGCACCACCTGGTCGACGACAAGGTCCACGCCCGTTCGACAGGTCCGTACTCGTTGATCACGCAGCAGCCGCTTGGTGGCAAGGCCCGCTTCGGCGGTCAGCGTTTTGGCGAAATGGAAGTGTGGGCACTAGAGGCGTACGGCGCCGCTTACATCCTGCAGGAACTGCTGACGGTGAAGAGCGACGACGTCGAGGGACGGACGAAGATCTACGAATCGATGGTCAAGGGCGAGAACACGCTCGAAGCAGGAACGCCGGCCAGCTTCGACGTCTTGACCAACGAAATTCGCGGCTTGGGACTGAACATGCAGTTGGAGAAACGTCACGTGTAG